In one window of Streptomyces roseofulvus DNA:
- a CDS encoding TIGR03619 family F420-dependent LLM class oxidoreductase: MVVYGMQLPVQSQSAIYAEPWEAAAGPADLLAVARAADAHGFDYVACCDHVAIPRRLAAGMGTVWYDPVATLSFLAAATERVRLLSHVAVVGLRHPLVTAKAYATVDHLSGGRLVLGVGAGHVQEEFEAVGADFARRGAVLDETIDALRAALGPEEYPEHLGERFAFKDLGQRPRPAQRRVPVWVGGSSPAAVRRAALKGDGWLPQGDPRDVLARRIERIRRLREEAGLAEPFVHGAIAEPLYVGTPGWEVGRRTLAGPPEELVASLRAYGAMGVGQLQVRFRSRSRTELVDQMAAFGSEVAPHL, translated from the coding sequence ATGGTGGTCTACGGGATGCAGCTGCCCGTCCAGTCCCAGTCCGCGATCTACGCCGAGCCCTGGGAGGCCGCCGCCGGGCCCGCCGATCTGCTCGCCGTCGCCCGGGCCGCCGACGCGCACGGCTTCGACTACGTCGCCTGCTGCGACCACGTGGCCATCCCGCGCCGGCTCGCCGCCGGGATGGGCACCGTCTGGTACGACCCGGTGGCCACGCTCTCCTTCCTGGCCGCCGCCACCGAGCGGGTCCGGCTGCTCTCGCACGTCGCCGTCGTCGGGCTGCGGCATCCGCTGGTCACCGCCAAGGCGTACGCGACCGTCGACCACCTCTCCGGCGGCCGGCTGGTCCTCGGGGTGGGGGCCGGGCACGTGCAGGAGGAGTTCGAGGCGGTCGGGGCGGACTTCGCCCGGCGCGGCGCGGTCCTCGACGAGACGATCGACGCGCTGCGGGCGGCGCTCGGCCCGGAGGAGTACCCGGAGCACCTCGGGGAGCGGTTCGCCTTCAAGGACCTCGGGCAGCGGCCGCGGCCCGCGCAGCGGCGGGTGCCGGTCTGGGTGGGCGGCTCCTCCCCGGCGGCGGTGCGGCGGGCCGCGCTCAAGGGCGACGGCTGGCTGCCGCAGGGCGACCCGCGGGACGTGCTGGCCCGCCGGATCGAGCGGATCCGGCGGCTGCGCGAGGAGGCCGGGCTCGCGGAGCCCTTCGTCCACGGCGCGATCGCCGAGCCGCTGTACGTCGGCACCCCCGGCTGGGAGGTCGGCCGGCGCACCCTCGCCGGCCCGCCGGAGGAGCTGGTGGCCTCGCTCCGGGCGTACGGAGCGATGGGCGTCGGCCAGCTCCAGGTGCGGTTCCGCAGCCGGAGCCGCACCGAACTCGTCGACCAGATGGCGGCCTTCGGGTCGGAGGTCGCCCCTCACCTGTAG
- a CDS encoding type II toxin-antitoxin system PemK/MazF family toxin: protein MTEIVPVRGRLYRADLGFGLKPWLVVSNNARNQKLDECLVVRITTSDKPDIASIVRLGPNDPVGGRILCDDLGPMYRDDIKADLGALSAQTMMQVATALRHVLAI from the coding sequence ATGACGGAGATCGTTCCCGTGCGCGGGCGGCTGTACCGCGCCGATCTGGGGTTCGGCCTCAAGCCCTGGCTCGTCGTCTCCAACAACGCGCGCAACCAGAAGCTGGACGAATGCCTGGTGGTCCGTATCACCACGAGCGACAAGCCCGACATTGCGAGCATCGTCAGGCTGGGGCCGAATGATCCCGTCGGCGGCCGGATTCTCTGCGATGACCTCGGCCCGATGTACCGGGACGACATCAAGGCCGACCTCGGCGCCCTCTCCGCGCAGACGATGATGCAGGTCGCTACAGCACTACGGCACGTCCTGGCCATCTAG
- a CDS encoding APC family permease, which produces MTQVEARPQAGDTVRGVNAPGVTQDVRKKGLGGNSVGLFGNAIIGISTVAPVYCLTSTLGSTAGEVGLQMPAVFLAGFLPMLLVAFAYRELNKAMPDCGTSFTWTVKAFGPKIGWMCGWGLVIATIIVLSNLAGVATSYFWLLAGEVTGSESIAALDDNKAVHIVTCLALIAVATAISYRGMTATKGVQYALVGLQLVVLAVFVALALSKAGSFETSVDFSWSWMNPFAVQSFAAFTAGLSLSIFMYWGWDACMATNEETVGSDKTPGRAALIAMVVLVGSYLATGIAAQMAVGSGDQGLGLANPETSDNVFAALAGPVMGPALGVLLFVAVLASAAASLQTTFIPVARTVLAMSTYEALPKSFTKVHPVFKTPGKATIVAGVATGVFYTVMTLVSEHVLVDTIYALGLMICFYYALTAFACVWYFRAELFRSVRDLAFKGLMPLLGGLMLTAVFGKTLYDMWDPAYGSGSAVLGVGSVFVIGVGLLLLGVVIMLVMQRRSPAFFRGEVLTKETPSLVVAD; this is translated from the coding sequence ATGACTCAGGTGGAAGCACGGCCCCAGGCCGGAGACACGGTAAGGGGCGTCAACGCCCCGGGCGTCACGCAGGACGTGCGCAAGAAGGGCCTCGGCGGCAACAGCGTCGGCCTCTTCGGAAACGCGATCATCGGCATCTCGACCGTCGCCCCGGTCTACTGCCTGACCTCCACCCTCGGCTCCACCGCCGGCGAGGTCGGCCTCCAGATGCCCGCCGTCTTCCTCGCGGGCTTCCTCCCCATGCTCCTCGTCGCCTTCGCGTACCGGGAGCTCAACAAGGCCATGCCCGACTGCGGCACCTCCTTCACCTGGACCGTGAAGGCGTTCGGCCCCAAGATCGGCTGGATGTGCGGCTGGGGCCTGGTGATCGCCACGATCATCGTCCTCTCCAACCTGGCCGGCGTCGCCACCTCGTACTTCTGGCTCCTGGCGGGCGAGGTCACCGGCAGCGAGTCCATCGCCGCCCTGGACGACAACAAGGCCGTCCACATCGTCACCTGCCTCGCCCTCATCGCCGTCGCCACCGCGATCAGCTACCGCGGCATGACGGCCACCAAGGGCGTCCAGTACGCCCTCGTCGGCCTCCAGCTCGTCGTCCTCGCCGTCTTCGTCGCCCTGGCCCTCTCCAAGGCCGGCTCCTTCGAGACCTCGGTCGACTTCTCCTGGTCCTGGATGAACCCCTTCGCGGTCCAGTCCTTCGCCGCCTTCACCGCCGGCCTCTCCCTCTCGATCTTCATGTACTGGGGCTGGGACGCCTGCATGGCGACCAACGAGGAGACCGTCGGCAGCGACAAGACCCCCGGCCGCGCCGCGCTCATCGCCATGGTCGTCCTGGTCGGCTCCTACCTCGCCACCGGCATCGCCGCGCAGATGGCCGTCGGCTCCGGCGACCAGGGCCTCGGCCTCGCCAACCCGGAGACCTCCGACAACGTCTTCGCCGCCCTCGCCGGCCCGGTCATGGGCCCCGCCCTCGGCGTCCTCCTCTTCGTCGCCGTCCTGGCCTCGGCCGCCGCGAGCCTCCAGACCACCTTCATCCCGGTCGCCCGCACGGTCCTCGCCATGTCCACGTACGAGGCCCTGCCGAAGTCCTTCACCAAGGTCCACCCCGTCTTCAAGACCCCCGGCAAGGCCACGATCGTGGCCGGCGTCGCCACCGGCGTCTTCTACACGGTGATGACCCTGGTCAGCGAGCACGTCCTGGTCGACACCATCTACGCCCTCGGCCTGATGATCTGCTTCTACTACGCGCTGACCGCCTTCGCCTGCGTCTGGTACTTCCGCGCCGAGCTCTTCCGCTCCGTCCGCGACCTCGCCTTCAAGGGCCTCATGCCGCTCCTCGGCGGCCTGATGCTCACGGCGGTCTTCGGCAAGACCCTCTACGACATGTGGGACCCGGCCTACGGCTCCGGCTCCGCCGTCCTCGGCGTCGGCTCGGTCTTCGTCATCGGCGTCGGCCTGCTCCTCCTCGGCGTGGTCATCATGCTGGTCATGCAGCGCCGCAGCCCCGCCTTCTTCCGCGGCGAGGTCCTCACCAAGGAGACCCCGTCCCTGGTGGTCGCCGACTGA
- a CDS encoding amidohydrolase family protein — METQETFPRIISVDDHTVEPPHVWRDRLPSRYRDTGPRIVRAPLKEMTFLGGRFAPVMGAPGDDGPIGDWWVYEDLHRPLTRLDTAVGYDRDEIRLEVITYEQMRPGSFSVPDRLADMDVNHVQSALCFPTFPRFCGQTFTEAADRELGLLCVRAYNDWMVEEWCGPEAHGRLIPLTLIPLWDPELAAAEVRRNAARGVRAVAFSEIPPHLGLPSVHTDHWDPFLRACDETGTVVAMHIGSSSRMPSTSADAPPAVGSTITFANCCFSMVDWLMSGKFERFPNLRIMYAEGQIGWIPYILERADVVWEENRAWGGVADKVTRPPSELFAGHVFGCFFDDAFGLRNLDAIGAANVLYETDYPHSDSTWPQSKEVGEAQMGHLAPDVVERIVRGNAIDLLGLTPEGLWRP; from the coding sequence ATGGAGACCCAGGAGACCTTCCCCAGGATCATCTCGGTGGACGACCACACCGTGGAGCCCCCGCACGTCTGGCGCGACCGGCTCCCCTCCCGGTACCGCGACACCGGCCCGCGGATCGTCCGCGCCCCGCTGAAGGAGATGACCTTCCTCGGCGGCAGGTTCGCGCCGGTCATGGGCGCGCCGGGCGACGACGGGCCGATCGGCGACTGGTGGGTCTACGAAGACCTTCACCGTCCCCTCACCCGGCTCGACACGGCCGTCGGCTACGACCGGGACGAGATACGCCTCGAAGTCATCACCTACGAGCAGATGCGCCCGGGCTCCTTCTCCGTCCCGGACCGGCTCGCCGACATGGACGTCAACCACGTCCAGTCCGCGCTCTGCTTCCCGACCTTCCCGCGCTTCTGCGGCCAGACCTTCACCGAGGCGGCCGACCGCGAGCTCGGGCTCCTCTGCGTCCGCGCGTACAACGACTGGATGGTCGAGGAGTGGTGCGGCCCCGAGGCGCACGGCCGGCTCATCCCGCTGACCCTCATCCCGCTGTGGGACCCCGAGCTGGCCGCCGCCGAGGTGCGGCGGAACGCGGCGCGGGGCGTGCGGGCGGTCGCCTTCTCCGAGATCCCGCCGCACCTGGGGCTGCCCTCGGTCCACACCGACCACTGGGACCCCTTCCTCCGGGCCTGCGACGAGACCGGCACGGTCGTCGCGATGCACATCGGCTCGTCCAGCCGGATGCCGTCCACCTCGGCGGACGCCCCGCCGGCGGTGGGCTCCACGATCACCTTCGCCAACTGCTGCTTCTCGATGGTCGACTGGCTGATGAGCGGCAAGTTCGAGCGCTTCCCGAACCTGCGGATCATGTACGCGGAGGGCCAGATCGGCTGGATCCCGTACATCCTGGAGCGGGCGGACGTGGTCTGGGAGGAGAACCGCGCGTGGGGCGGGGTCGCCGACAAGGTCACCCGGCCGCCGTCGGAGCTCTTCGCCGGGCACGTCTTCGGCTGCTTCTTCGACGACGCCTTCGGGCTGCGCAACCTCGACGCGATCGGCGCGGCGAACGTCCTCTACGAGACGGACTACCCGCACTCGGACTCCACCTGGCCCCAGTCCAAGGAGGTCGGCGAGGCGCAGATGGGCCACCTGGCGCCGGACGTCGTCGAGCGGATCGTCCGCGGCAACGCGATCGACCTGCTGGGCCTGACGCCGGAGGGCCTCTGGAGGCCGTGA
- a CDS encoding aldehyde dehydrogenase family protein: MRTEKLFIGGEWTEPDGGHYEVIDPATEETVGLAPEASRAQVYEAAAAARDAFGRWSRTRPEERAAILDRAAAIMARDADAHTLLARAETGATTATARGMQVAVGSSRFRRYAKGALEPVEEALPPQINEAGPMGRAGVFGAVAVRRPVGVVTCITSYNNPWANPAGKIAPALAMGNTVVVKPAPQDPLSVVAMVRALEEAGVPAGVVNLVTGSSPAVGEAAVDSPDVDMVSFTGSTAVGQAIGEVCGRAVKRQLMELGGKGAALVFDDADLDSAVLGIGTTFAFYSGQICTAPTRVLAQRGIYRRLVEKLTGYLAFMKVGDPAEPGTVVGPVISAAHRDRVESYVELGRKEGATVVAGGERPALDRGFYVAPTLLADCTSEMRVVREEIFGPVVVVVPFDDEEEGIALANDSDYGLLDYVWSGDVARAFRVAARLRAGGVGINTVGRNMEAPFGGFKKSGVGRDVGSYALHAYSELQAVVWPG; the protein is encoded by the coding sequence GTGAGGACCGAGAAGCTCTTCATCGGCGGCGAGTGGACCGAACCCGACGGCGGCCACTACGAGGTGATCGACCCGGCCACCGAGGAGACCGTCGGACTCGCCCCCGAGGCGTCCCGGGCCCAGGTGTACGAGGCGGCCGCCGCCGCCCGCGACGCCTTCGGGCGCTGGTCCCGGACCAGGCCCGAGGAGCGCGCCGCGATCCTCGACCGGGCCGCCGCGATCATGGCCCGCGACGCCGACGCGCACACCCTGCTGGCCCGCGCCGAGACCGGCGCCACCACCGCCACCGCCCGCGGCATGCAGGTCGCCGTCGGCTCCTCCCGTTTCCGGCGGTACGCGAAGGGCGCCCTGGAACCGGTCGAGGAGGCCCTGCCGCCGCAGATCAACGAGGCCGGCCCGATGGGGCGGGCCGGCGTCTTCGGGGCCGTCGCGGTCCGCCGCCCGGTCGGCGTCGTCACCTGCATCACCTCGTACAACAACCCCTGGGCCAACCCGGCCGGCAAGATCGCCCCGGCGCTCGCCATGGGCAACACCGTCGTCGTGAAACCGGCCCCGCAGGACCCGCTGTCCGTCGTCGCCATGGTCCGCGCCCTGGAGGAGGCCGGCGTCCCGGCGGGGGTGGTCAACCTGGTGACCGGCTCCTCGCCGGCCGTCGGCGAGGCCGCCGTCGACTCCCCGGACGTCGACATGGTCTCCTTCACCGGCTCCACCGCCGTCGGCCAGGCCATCGGCGAGGTCTGCGGCCGGGCCGTGAAACGGCAGCTGATGGAGCTCGGCGGCAAGGGCGCCGCGCTCGTCTTCGACGACGCCGACCTGGACTCGGCCGTGCTGGGCATCGGCACCACCTTCGCCTTCTACAGCGGCCAGATCTGCACCGCCCCCACCCGGGTCCTCGCCCAGCGCGGGATCTACCGGCGGCTGGTCGAGAAGCTGACCGGCTACCTCGCCTTCATGAAGGTCGGCGACCCGGCCGAGCCGGGCACGGTCGTGGGCCCGGTGATCTCGGCCGCCCACCGCGACCGGGTGGAGTCGTACGTGGAACTGGGCCGCAAGGAGGGCGCCACGGTCGTCGCCGGCGGCGAGCGCCCAGCCCTCGACCGCGGCTTCTACGTGGCCCCGACGCTGCTCGCCGACTGCACCAGCGAGATGCGGGTGGTGCGCGAGGAGATCTTCGGCCCGGTCGTCGTGGTCGTCCCCTTCGACGACGAGGAGGAGGGCATCGCCCTCGCCAACGACAGCGACTACGGCCTGCTCGACTACGTGTGGTCCGGGGACGTGGCCCGCGCCTTCCGGGTCGCCGCCCGGCTGCGGGCCGGCGGGGTCGGGATCAACACCGTCGGCCGGAACATGGAGGCGCCGTTCGGCGGCTTCAAGAAGAGCGGGGTCGGCCGGGACGTGGGCTCGTACGCCCTCCACGCCTACAGCGAGCTCCAGGCGGTGGTCTGGCCGGGCTGA
- a CDS encoding D-aminoacylase: protein MLDHLIKGATVVDGTGAPARVADVGIRDGRIVLPPPGAAARTTEDATGLVLAPGFVDPHTHYDAQLFWDPYATPSMNHGVTTVAGGNCGFTLAPLHPDRPEDADYTRRMMSKVEGMALAALEEGVDWSWSTFGEYLDALEGRIAVNAGFMVGHCALRRYVMGEDAVGGEATPEQLARMTALLKEAMEAGAWGLSTTQSSTHSDGDGAPVASRHASPAELIALSKAVGEHEGTQLEAILAGCLDQFSDAEIDLFVEMTAAAGRPLNWNVLTIDAAVPERVPRQLTASERARKSGGRIVALTMPILTPMNMSLGTFCALNLIPGWGEILGLPVPERIAKLRDPDVRAEMLRRADSREAGVFRRLAHFGRYVIGDTYSRENEGLTGRVVRDIAAERGQDPFQCLVEICANDDLRTVLWPMPTDNDPASWALRAETWQHEDVMLGGSDAGAHLDRMCGAPYTTRFLGDCLRGRKLVPLEQAVRMLSDDPARLFGLRERGRIAEGFHADLVLFDPERIDAGPATLVHDLPGDSPRLDSRAVGIVSVRVNGVETVRDDEVTGAIPGRVLRSGRDTRTVGTR, encoded by the coding sequence ATGCTCGACCACCTGATCAAGGGCGCCACCGTCGTGGACGGCACCGGCGCCCCCGCCCGCGTCGCCGACGTCGGCATCCGCGACGGACGCATCGTGCTCCCGCCTCCCGGCGCGGCGGCCCGCACCACCGAGGACGCCACCGGACTCGTCCTCGCCCCCGGCTTCGTCGACCCCCACACCCACTACGACGCCCAGCTCTTCTGGGACCCGTACGCCACCCCCTCCATGAACCACGGCGTCACCACCGTCGCCGGCGGCAACTGCGGCTTCACCCTCGCCCCGCTCCACCCGGACCGGCCCGAGGACGCCGACTACACCCGCCGCATGATGTCCAAGGTCGAGGGCATGGCCCTCGCCGCCCTCGAAGAGGGCGTCGACTGGAGCTGGTCCACCTTCGGCGAGTACCTCGACGCCCTGGAGGGCCGGATCGCCGTCAACGCCGGGTTCATGGTCGGCCACTGCGCCCTGCGCCGGTACGTGATGGGCGAGGACGCCGTCGGCGGCGAGGCCACCCCCGAGCAGCTGGCGCGGATGACCGCCCTCCTCAAGGAGGCCATGGAGGCCGGCGCCTGGGGCCTGTCCACCACCCAGTCGTCCACCCACTCCGACGGCGACGGCGCCCCCGTCGCCTCCCGGCACGCGAGCCCCGCCGAGCTGATCGCCCTCTCGAAGGCGGTCGGCGAACACGAGGGCACCCAGCTGGAGGCGATCCTCGCGGGCTGCCTCGACCAGTTCAGCGACGCCGAGATCGACCTCTTCGTCGAGATGACCGCCGCCGCCGGACGGCCCCTCAACTGGAACGTGCTCACCATCGACGCCGCCGTCCCCGAGCGCGTCCCCCGTCAGCTCACCGCCTCCGAACGGGCCCGCAAGTCCGGCGGCCGGATCGTCGCCCTCACCATGCCGATCCTCACCCCCATGAACATGTCCCTCGGCACCTTCTGCGCCCTCAACCTCATCCCCGGCTGGGGCGAGATCCTCGGCCTGCCGGTCCCCGAGCGGATCGCGAAGCTCCGCGACCCGGACGTCCGGGCCGAGATGCTGCGGCGCGCCGACTCCAGGGAGGCCGGCGTCTTCCGCCGCCTCGCGCACTTCGGCCGGTACGTCATCGGCGACACGTACAGCCGCGAGAACGAGGGCCTGACCGGCCGGGTGGTGCGGGACATCGCCGCCGAACGCGGCCAGGACCCCTTCCAGTGCCTCGTCGAGATCTGCGCCAACGACGACCTCAGGACCGTCCTGTGGCCGATGCCCACCGACAACGACCCGGCCTCCTGGGCGCTGCGCGCCGAGACCTGGCAGCACGAGGACGTCATGCTGGGCGGCTCCGACGCCGGCGCCCACCTGGACCGGATGTGCGGAGCCCCGTACACCACCCGCTTCCTCGGCGACTGCCTGCGCGGCCGGAAGCTGGTGCCGCTGGAGCAGGCCGTGCGGATGCTCAGCGACGACCCGGCCCGGCTGTTCGGCCTCCGCGAGCGGGGCAGGATCGCCGAGGGCTTCCACGCCGACCTGGTCCTCTTCGACCCGGAGCGGATCGACGCGGGACCGGCGACCCTCGTCCACGACCTGCCGGGCGACAGCCCGCGCCTGGACTCGCGGGCGGTCGGGATCGTCTCCGTCCGCGTCAACGGCGTGGAGACGGTCAGGGACGACGAGGTGACCGGGGCGATCCCGGGCAGGGTGCTGCGCTCGGGCCGCGACACGAGGACGGTGGGCACCCGGTGA
- a CDS encoding glucose 1-dehydrogenase: protein MGKLDGRVAIVTGAARGQGEQEARLFAAEGARVVLADVLDGPGEALAKELGEERAAYVHLDVTREEEWADAVAAAKERFGKIDALVNNAGILRFNELLSTPLEEFQAIVSVNQTGCFLGIRAVAPEIAAAGGGTIVNTASYTGLTGMAGVGAYAASKHAVVGLTRVAALELAPKGIRVNAVCPGAIDTAMSNPEGVDPAATAELYRTLVPLGRIGRPAEVAALALFLTSEDSSYVTGQPFVIDGGWLAGVSLF from the coding sequence ATGGGCAAGCTGGACGGGCGGGTCGCGATCGTCACGGGCGCGGCGCGCGGGCAGGGCGAGCAGGAGGCGCGGCTCTTCGCCGCCGAGGGGGCCAGGGTGGTCCTCGCGGACGTGCTGGACGGCCCCGGCGAGGCGCTCGCCAAGGAGCTGGGGGAGGAGCGGGCCGCCTACGTCCACCTGGACGTGACCCGCGAGGAGGAGTGGGCGGACGCGGTGGCCGCCGCCAAGGAGCGGTTCGGGAAGATCGACGCCCTGGTGAACAACGCCGGCATCCTCCGCTTCAACGAGCTCCTCTCGACCCCCCTGGAGGAGTTCCAGGCGATCGTCTCGGTCAACCAGACCGGCTGCTTCCTGGGCATCCGGGCGGTCGCACCGGAGATCGCGGCGGCCGGCGGCGGCACGATCGTGAACACCGCCTCGTACACGGGCCTGACCGGAATGGCGGGGGTCGGCGCCTACGCGGCCTCCAAGCACGCCGTGGTCGGCCTGACCCGGGTGGCGGCGCTGGAGCTGGCCCCGAAGGGGATCCGGGTCAACGCGGTCTGCCCGGGCGCGATCGACACCGCGATGAGCAACCCGGAGGGGGTCGACCCGGCCGCCACCGCCGAGCTGTACCGCACGCTGGTGCCGCTCGGCCGGATCGGCCGCCCGGCGGAGGTCGCGGCCCTCGCCCTCTTCCTGACCTCGGAGGACTCCTCGTACGTGACGGGCCAGCCGTTCGTGATCGACGGCGGCTGGCTGGCCGGGGTCTCCCTGTTCTGA
- a CDS encoding LLM class flavin-dependent oxidoreductase: MEFGIFVQGYVGKRAETDPEAEHKALMEETEYVIQADRSNFKYAWASEHHFLEEYSHLSANDVYLGYLAHATERIHLGSGIFNPLAPVNHPVKVAEKVAMLDHLSAGRFEFGSGRGAGSHEILGFFPGITDMNHTKELWEETIAEFPKMWLQDEYQGFQGKHWSLPPRKILPKPYGASHPAMWYAAGSPSSYAMAGKMGLGVLGFSVQKVSDMEWVVESYKNAIKEAKAVGDFVNDNVMVTSTAICAETHEKAVEIAVGGGLNYLQSLLFRYHDTFPRPEGIPEWPELLPEYSAEIIELLIAEELMICGDPSEVLAQCRRWEQAGADQLSFGLPIGISCEDTMNTIKLIGEHVIPEIDTDPIHRTTRFRQSAGS; this comes from the coding sequence GTGGAATTCGGGATCTTCGTACAGGGATACGTCGGCAAGCGCGCCGAGACCGATCCCGAAGCCGAGCACAAGGCCCTCATGGAGGAGACCGAGTACGTCATCCAGGCCGACAGGTCGAACTTCAAGTACGCCTGGGCCTCCGAGCACCACTTCCTGGAGGAGTACTCGCACCTCTCGGCCAACGACGTCTACCTGGGCTACCTCGCCCACGCCACCGAGCGCATCCACCTCGGCTCCGGCATCTTCAACCCGCTCGCCCCGGTCAACCACCCGGTGAAGGTCGCGGAGAAGGTCGCCATGCTCGACCACCTCTCCGCCGGCCGCTTCGAGTTCGGCTCCGGCCGGGGCGCGGGCAGCCACGAGATCCTCGGCTTCTTCCCGGGCATCACCGACATGAACCACACCAAGGAACTCTGGGAGGAGACCATCGCCGAGTTCCCCAAGATGTGGCTCCAGGACGAGTACCAGGGCTTCCAGGGCAAGCACTGGTCCCTGCCGCCCCGCAAGATCCTCCCCAAGCCGTACGGCGCCTCCCACCCCGCCATGTGGTACGCCGCCGGCTCCCCGTCCTCCTACGCCATGGCCGGGAAGATGGGCCTCGGCGTCCTCGGCTTCAGCGTCCAGAAGGTCTCCGACATGGAGTGGGTCGTCGAGTCCTACAAGAACGCGATCAAGGAGGCCAAGGCGGTCGGCGACTTCGTCAACGACAACGTCATGGTCACCTCCACCGCGATCTGCGCCGAGACCCACGAGAAGGCCGTCGAGATCGCCGTCGGCGGCGGACTGAACTACCTCCAGTCCCTGCTCTTCCGCTACCACGACACCTTCCCCCGGCCCGAGGGCATCCCGGAGTGGCCCGAGCTGCTCCCCGAGTACTCGGCCGAGATCATCGAACTCCTCATCGCGGAGGAGCTGATGATCTGCGGCGACCCGTCGGAGGTCCTCGCGCAGTGCCGGCGCTGGGAGCAGGCGGGGGCGGACCAGCTGTCGTTCGGCCTGCCGATCGGGATCTCGTGCGAGGACACGATGAACACGATCAAGCTGATCGGCGAGCACGTGATCCCCGAGATCGACACGGACCCGATCCACCGCACCACCCGCTTCCGCCAGTCGGCCGGCTCCTAG